The genomic interval GGCCATCAATAGAACAGAGCGATTTTCTTCACGGTCAATGATTTGGACCGTGCCTAGACGCTCGTCTTCAATACGATGCTGTGATGGCGCGAGATAGATTACTTTTTGCTCGCCGCCAGTATCCCTTAGTTCATTCAGTTCACCTGTCGATGAGAATTGTACTTGGAACACCATGGATGAAAGCGACTCCAGACGTTTGACTGCCTGTGCATACACGCTGCTGCTACCAAACGGAACTCCGAGCCATGCGAAACCGCCAACGATTGCCGCCAGCACGGATGCTGCGACCGCAAACCGCAAAACCACTTGATATCGCCGTGAACTCACGCGATGGTTTGCCGGTGGAACGGCAGGATAAACCCCATCGCGAGCTCGTTGCTTCACCCGATCGATGGCATCAGCAGGGACGGGATCACTTAACACAGCCCACACGGCTGTTTCCAGTGGTGCATCCAAGTCTGGATGGTCATGGTTGTTCATACTTTCATTCATGATTTGTCTCCTAAGACAACAGCCAATTGGCTGGAAAGTTTCTTGCGAGCCTTGTAGAGCGTTGTAGAGACAGCTTCTGGAGAAAGGTCCAACGCTGTTGCAATTTCGTTTCTCGAAAGCTGCTCGAAGTATGCGAGGCTGAATATCGCAGCCTGTTGATCGGGCAAATTCCGGATCTCGTCCCGAAGCCAATTCGCGAGTTCGGTCGCGATGAGTTCTTCGTCCGGTCCCCGTTTCGACGAAACGGCTTCGGCAACCTGACAGCTGACCGGCTTTCCCCGCTCGCGTCTGAGCCGATCAATCGATCGAACAGTGGCTAGGCGAACCATCAGGCCTGTCCAGGTGCGCACAGGGCCGGATTGGTAGACGGCCATGGCCTCGACGAAGACCTCCTGGCTGACATCTTCGGCGTCATGAACTGACCCGAGAATGCGGTACGCAATGCGGAACACTCGTTCCGCGTGCTTTTCAATGACTTTTCCCCAGTCCGGGGCGGCAGGATCGGACACATTGGCTCTCCTCTGAGAAATTGGGTGACTGCCATGTGGTCGAGCCAAGCGGTTCCCCATGACCTAAAAAAGTCCCAAAAAATACGAATTCTGAATCCCCACTGAAGATTGATCCTGGCGGGGGAGGCGGTTG from Stieleria varia carries:
- a CDS encoding RNA polymerase sigma factor — encoded protein: MSDPAAPDWGKVIEKHAERVFRIAYRILGSVHDAEDVSQEVFVEAMAVYQSGPVRTWTGLMVRLATVRSIDRLRRERGKPVSCQVAEAVSSKRGPDEELIATELANWLRDEIRNLPDQQAAIFSLAYFEQLSRNEIATALDLSPEAVSTTLYKARKKLSSQLAVVLGDKS